Proteins co-encoded in one Nitrospinota bacterium genomic window:
- a CDS encoding LysR family transcriptional regulator: protein MIEFRLKVFHVAAKRLSFSKAARDLGLTQPAVTHQVKQLEDHYGTALFERYPNRVELTPAGLALTAKLEKLIDEAEQAEEEIRAFQNTRVGVLKIGASSTIGAYLLPPVLAAMKKRRPGVDLKVLVGNSDEIAVWLADFILDIGIVEGPVTAAKLVRAPYADDELVVVAPPDHPCAKSGAITVAQLAREPFICREAGSGTRSFIDNLVDHDVINIPKENMVLELGSSTAIKNAVREGLGVSILSIKALENELKLGVLAALRVKGKHMVRKLQFLLRESRLRSTLINEFMELCRKKAK, encoded by the coding sequence GTGATAGAGTTCCGTCTGAAGGTGTTCCATGTGGCGGCCAAGCGCCTCTCCTTCTCCAAGGCCGCCCGGGACCTTGGCCTGACCCAGCCCGCCGTCACCCATCAGGTAAAACAGCTTGAAGATCACTACGGGACCGCATTGTTTGAACGATACCCCAACAGGGTGGAGCTCACCCCCGCCGGGCTGGCCCTGACGGCCAAGCTGGAAAAACTTATAGACGAGGCGGAGCAGGCCGAAGAGGAAATCCGCGCGTTCCAGAATACGCGTGTTGGCGTCCTGAAAATCGGCGCGTCGTCCACCATCGGGGCGTACCTTCTCCCCCCTGTGCTGGCGGCGATGAAAAAACGTCGTCCGGGGGTGGATCTCAAAGTGCTGGTGGGCAACTCCGATGAAATCGCAGTATGGCTGGCGGATTTCATTCTGGACATCGGGATTGTGGAAGGGCCGGTGACCGCCGCCAAGCTGGTCCGGGCGCCATACGCCGACGACGAGCTTGTGGTGGTGGCCCCGCCGGATCATCCATGCGCCAAAAGCGGCGCTATCACCGTGGCCCAGCTTGCGCGCGAGCCGTTCATTTGCCGGGAGGCGGGGTCGGGAACCAGAAGCTTTATAGACAACCTTGTGGATCACGATGTGATAAACATCCCGAAAGAAAACATGGTGCTCGAACTCGGCTCATCCACCGCTATCAAGAACGCCGTGCGGGAAGGGCTTGGCGTTTCCATTTTGTCCATCAAGGCGCTGGAGAACGAACTCAAACTCGGCGTCCTGGCCGCCCTGCGGGTCAAGGGAAAGCATATGGTGCGCAAACTCCAGTTTCTGCTTCGGGAAAGCCGTCTGCGTTCAACATTGATAAATGAATTCATGGAACTTTGCCGGAAAAAGGCAAAATAA
- a CDS encoding flagellar biosynthesis anti-sigma factor FlgM — MSDIAGLRADLIAKFRREIQEKTYKVKSGEIAEKIAQKLKENEAFVDSVKNNRWTA; from the coding sequence ATGAGCGACATCGCTGGATTAAGGGCTGATCTGATCGCCAAGTTCAGGCGGGAGATACAGGAAAAGACCTACAAGGTCAAATCCGGCGAAATTGCGGAAAAAATCGCGCAAAAACTCAAGGAAAATGAAGCGTTTGTGGATTCGGTAAAGAATAACCGCTGGACCGCCTGA